A single region of the Anguilla rostrata isolate EN2019 chromosome 11, ASM1855537v3, whole genome shotgun sequence genome encodes:
- the actr5 gene encoding actin-related protein 5 has translation MTAKSAPTCKIFSFQDYRATPDPIFEVNPACLQPCAVPIVIDNGSFQTRAGWACTADELSAPLLQFKTVAARSRGAARSETQIGNDISNLEPLRWLLKSQFDRNVVVNFEIQELMFDYIFMHLGIGTEGSVDHPVVLTEAPCNPLHCRQMMSELLFECYRVPQVSYGVDALYSLYHNRIKQGVEPPHTGVVISSGYHCSHILPVINGRLDAENCKRVNVGGSQAASYLQRLLQLKYPGHLAAVTLTRMEELLHEHSYTALDYQEELEKWRSAEFYEQQVHRLQLPYSAKLLGGSLSAEERQERRAQQLRRLQEVNARRREEKLQQDQERLDTLLSVQELWEDGQLEQFHRRLVELNMDSAEELQSYISKLSLAVEQGRQHTLHSDTADSKTEMSELEEGDGVTEIEPELTEDSAEGEKPLNTVQPVFNMAEYHQLFVGTERLRVPEVLFQPSLIGEEQMGLMETLQYVLDRYTPEQQEALVSGVFLTGGNMQYPGMKERVERELLAMRPFQSHFQVSVASRPALDAWYGARDWALRSEPGGEGWVSRQEYEEKGGEYLSEHWASNASVSVRIARPLGRASELLPAGPPLAPAPAAAGAATDVTMVTVPPQPQVPSVTGP, from the exons ATGACGGCAAAATCAGcgccaacatgtaaaatattttcatttcaggatTACAGAGCAACACCGGACCCGATTTTCGAAGTTAATCCAGCTTGTTTACAGCCATGTGCAGTACCTATAGTCATAGATAACGGCTCTTTCCAAACGCGAGCCGGATGGGCATGCACAGCCGACGAGCTCTCCGCGCCGCTGCTCCAGTTTAAAACTGTGGCGGCGAGAAGCCGAGGTGCAGCCCGCAGCGAGACGCAGATCGGCAACGACATCTCCAACCTGGAGCCTTTACGGTGGCTTCTGAAGAGCCAGTTCGACCGAAATGTGGTGGTCAACTTCGAAATCCAAGAGCTTATGTTCGACTACATCTTCATGCACTTGGGAATTGGCACAGAG GGCAGTGTGGACCACCCCGTGGTGCTCACGGAGGCGCCATGCAACCCCCTGCACTGCCGGCAGATGATGTCGGAGCTCCTGTTTGAGTGTTACAGAGTGCCGCAGGTGTCCTACGGGGTGGACGCCCTGTACAGCCTCTACCACAACCGCATAAAACAGGGCGTGGAGCCCCCCCACACCGGGGTGGTCATCTCCTCGGGGTACCACTGCTCACACATCCTGCCCGTGATCAACGGGAG GCTGGACGCGGAGAACTGTAAGCGGGTGAACGTTGGCGGGAGCCAGGCGGCCTCGTACctgcagcgcctcctgcagCTGAAGTACCCCGGGCACCTGGCCGCCGTCACGCTCACGCGCATGGAGGAGCTCCTGCACGAGCACAGCTACACCGCGCTGGACTACCAGGAAG AGCTGGAGAAGTGGCGCAGCGCGGAGTTCTACGAGCAGCAGGTGCACCGGCTGCAGCTGCCGTACTCGGCCAAGCTGCTGGGCGGCTCGCTGAGCGCGGAGGAGCGGCAGGAGCGGCGTGCGCAGCAGCTGCGCCGGCTGCAGGAGGTCAACGCGCGCCGCCGCGaggagaagctgcagcaggaccAGGAGAGGCTGGAcacactgctgtctgtgcag GAGCTGTGGGAGGACGGGCAGCTGGAGCAGTTCCACCGCAGGCTGGTGGAGCTGAACATGGACTCTGCAGAGGAGCTGCAGTCTTACATCAGCAAGCTGAGCCTGGCTGTGGAGCAGGGAcgccaacacacactgcacagcgACACGGCCGACAGCAagactgag ATgtcagagctggaggagggcgATGGCGTGACGGAGATCGAACCCGAGCTCACCGAGGACAGCGCAGAGGGGGAGAAACCCTTAAACACCGTGCAG CCCGTGTTTAACATGGCGGAGTACCACCAGCTGTTCGTGGGGACGGAGCGGCTGCGGGTTCCGGAGGTCCTGTTCCAGCCCTCGCTCATCGGGGAGGAGCAGATGGGCCTGATGGAGACCCTGCAGTACGTGCTcgacag GTACACTCCAGAGCAGCAGGAGGCGCTGGTGAGCGGCGTGTTCCTGACGGGGGGGAACATGCAGTACCCCGGCATGAAGGAGCGCgtggagagagagctgctggCCATGAGGCCCTTCCAGTCTCACTTCCAG GTATCCGTAGCGTCGCGGCCGGCCCTGGACGCGTGGTACGGGGCGCGGGACTGGGCCCTGCGGAGCGAGCCGGGGGGCGAGGGCTGGGTGTCCCGGCAGGAATatgaggagaaggggggggagtaCCTGAGCGAGCACTGGGCCTCCAACGCGTCCGTCTCCGTTAGGATAGCCAGACCCCTGGGCCGGGCGTCCGAGCTCCTGCCCGCGGgccctcccctcgcccccgcccccgccgcggcCGGAGCTGCCACCGACGTAACCATGGTTACTGTCCCGCCGCAGCCTCAGGTCCCCTCTGTGACGGGGCCGTGA